The region AAAGACAGTCCTGTCTTTACCAACAGCCAGctgggggggagaaggaggctAAATGGGAAAAGCTCCATCTCAGCTGGACTGACCACTTCAGGAGCTGTAGGAGAGACTTCTGAGCACTGAACTAATGTTACACACCATTTCAGCAGGGACCAGAACATTTCTCCTGCCAGTCCTTGCCCATAGAGAAGTGGAAACAACTGGGAGAACACCACACCATGCAGCAGCCAGATCCCATTTTAAGGCTTCACACATACAAAGGCACTGAGCCCTGTAGAATGGGGTGATGCCCACATGCAGTTAGGCATATCAGTCACACCAGTTCAGGTCACTTGAAGAGGTCTTCCTACACTTCAGAGCACAGCCTTGACGTGTACAGCAGCTCAGGCAGGGTCAGCAGAGCTTTCCCTCACACCAAGCCCTGCTCTAGGGCTTTGGCTGGACATCCACTAAAGCCCTCCCACACCCCAACCAAACCTACAGTGAAACTTGGCTTCTGGAGGCCTGCTGGTCTAACGCATTCCTCCCAGCCACAAGCAGCCCAGCCAGCTACCCACCCCTCTTCCCAGGCTTGAGTCAGCACCAAGGCTGGCCTCTCCGCTCAGGAGGGCCTCAGTCACAAGGTGATGGGgaaggcagcactgcagcccaACAGCACTGAAGGGAACCCAGACTGTCTCAAGTGGTAGAGACAACAGAGCCCAGCCAGGGAAGATGCAATTCTGTACCaagagcaaggcagcagcaaCATAAACCTCCCTCTGACCAACCTGAACTATCTTCTGCACAGATCCACGCTGCAGGGGCACTCACAGATGGCAGCAGCTTTGGCTTCAGCAGATGCAGAAAGCAACAGACTGCTGTTTCCCCATCACCGGGGTTTCCAGGGTCTCTattccctgctctgccacacCTCAGCTCCCCaggatttctgaaaagcagcagctccccctGGGCAGCTGGCCCAGGGCCCAGCCCACACCCATGCTCCACCCCAGCCATTCTTTCACAGGGTGGAGCCACTTTCACAACAGGAGCCTTGACACATTTCCTGCCCTGAGCACTGCTCTACCAAAGCACTTGGAAACAATCTGCCATCTGCTTCATCAGCACACTGCTATCACCCTCTCCCCCCAACACACAAACTTGCTacaccagctgcttctcccagccctgcctctgaCCACGCTGGGCAGGACCAAGCATCTGGAACAGCTTCTGAGCACAGCAAGCCAGGAAAACAAGAGGGCAGAGCCGTTTCTCCTTCTGTCTGTTTATTTGTGATAGAAGAGCAGCCCAATCTGACAGGGCCTGGCTCCTTCACCTCATCCTCAAGGCCATCAGCATGGTTTTGGTTACAGCCAGAGCAGGTGATGGGCACCAGgcccaggagagctgctgtACTGCCCTGCTGTAGGGCAGAGGTACACCTTCACCCAGGCCCAGTCAGATCCACAGAGGCAAGAGGTGCTCACTGTTACACCACAGCAGGACACACTACAACCATCCTCTGCTGTGCTCATGCTgggccagagcagggctggtcCCAAGCAGGAGAGCCCAGGAGCTGATTCTAGGGGCAATTATTGCTCAAGTCTTGAGTTTGCAGGAATGGAAGTGGTCCAAGACAAGGCTGAGCTTGGCCTCCCCCACTCTGGAGCAAGCCACCAGCTGCCATACAGGATCAGGTAAGTGTGGCTAAAGCACACACTGAGCACCCAGCCCAGGCACAGAATGGCAAGGCAACCTGGGTTTATCACATGGGGGAGGCATTTCAGGCTGTCACAACCCCTGCTACGTACTAGGCACAGGGCACATGTACTGTACTGGGCAGGTCTGGGCCCTCAAGTCCCATACAGACTGCCCCTACATTCTCCACAGCCACACCTGAGCACGGATACGCCAGGGCAGGACCCCCCACCTGGGCACACAGGGACCAGAAGGGACATGCAGCACTGTGGCATGGAACAAAGTGGCACAAGGCATGGTAAAGCAGGAGCACTCACGCTTGAGCTGGCAGCATCAAGCGGCCAGGGACAAGTCTGCTCGTCCACACAGGCTCTGATgagacagggaagaggagagggcaCCAGGACAGGGACCGGTCTCTTCTTTTGGTCCTACTCAGAAGGAAGTGGCCCCCAGGCAGAAGGGCCAGATGTAGGCACTTGGGGGATGTTCCTTTGGAAACACTGGAATGGGactgcagccccacagctgtgatgcaggcagctgcctctctgctcagcaACACTGAGAAACAGCACGAGCCCTCCCAGGAGGGGGAGAAGTTGCCCGtggctgctcagagcagaggggctgggcaTGCAGACAgaggacagcagggctgggcacagGGGTACAACAGTCTGTAGGCACTTGACTTGGCTAGTGGCACccaggagcaggggaacaggtcccagctgcctctgccccgGGGCTCTCATTGGCTCTGGGAGGGCCTTGCCCTCTAGTTGGCTTTGACCTTGCCGTTGGTGACAGTGCCATTCTCATGGATGCTGCTACCGTTGTGCTGAGCTGCTTGCTGAGCCACCCTGGGCAACCGTTTGCCCTTGGTGTAGGACTGGTACCAAAAGTtggagaagaggatgaagaagatGGTCCCATAAATCCAGATGAGGTGGATGAAGATGGGGAACTGGTACTGGCAACTGGGCATGAAGTAATACTGGGAGATGTGGACGGAGACAATCACAAACTGTGCCTGGGagcaaggcagagcagggacaagTTATTCATGGGAGCAGAGTCAGGGATCCCACTAGAGACCTTCTTTCTAAATGAAACCAATAGGCTCCTTTCCCACTCTGAAGCAGAGGTCCTTGCAGTGAGACACAGCCAGCAGTGGCTGGAAGAGGCAGGCACAAGTCTCAAGGCAGCCTGTGCCTCTCACCCTCCCAACATGGCTGCAGCCCAGGGGCAGCAGGCTGAGCAGCACCCACACCCTAACCAGGCTAGTAGGGGTATCAGAGGCCCACAGTGAGCCAGAGCTGCTAGAAACCCAGAGTGAGATACTACAGAAGAGAGAACTACAGCTGCTGGCTGCACCTCTCATAGGTACAAGGGCTGGCCTGCCCCTCACATCAGAGGCTGAGCACACATGCTCTGCTCCACAGCACAGACTCACCAGCTGGATGGCTGTGATGTGCTTCTTCCACCACAGGTACTtctgaaaggcaggtcctgctgctGAGAGCCCATAGTAGAAGTACATGACAACATGCACCATGGAATTGATCATGGCATGGAATGAGCCCATTCCCCCTGTTAAGACAGATTTTCATTAGCATGTCAATCCTCCACAGCAATCAGCGCTACAAGGAGCTCCTAGGAGCCCAGCAGGGCCAAAAAACCCTTCTCAGCATGCTGGGGTTAACCCCACCCTTTCCCCAAGCTGTGCACCCAGACAGTTTCCATCTTACCTGGACCAAACTTTGCTCCCCACCACCAGCTCCAAGGCAGAACAGAGTGGTGGAAGAGGTGCAGGAATGTGACCTGTTCATTCTTCTTCCGCAGGACAAAGATCACCTGCAACGACAGCCCAACAGCATCAAGGACCTGCAGCCCTAGGAGCACCTAGAGCAGGCTGGGCCACTAATTCACAGTGTCTGATCTCAGTGATGCTTCCCCCATCTCCAAGCTCACTGCTGCCACACATTAAATCACCCCACAGCTTCCAGAGCTATAACATGCCAATAGTGGCCTCCTTGGCAGTGATGCCAGACAGAAGCACTACCAGGTCAGACTGGAAGGTCTGAAGAAAGCACCTACCCCAAGTACACTGGGCCCCAACTCCCTGCCCAGCAAGCAGTTACAAGGCCTCCTCAGTAACTCACCGTGTCTGTCAGTTCAATGAACTTGGAGAAGACAAAGAGCCAAGCAACACTGACCATCTGTAACAGAACAGGTTAACATTAGAGACCCACCTCAGCCTGAACATGCCCAGTGACCAAGAGTCTCCATATAGTAACCCTGTGGTGAAACCAAAACCCAGGGACTTAAGTCCTCTGCCTCAGGAAAGGCAGGTAGCTGTGACCTTGCCGTCCAAACAGAAGCACTAAAGGCCATCCCCGCTTATCAGGAGAGGGATGAGAACTCACCCTGAGGGCCTTGGGGTCCTGCGAGAAGTCCACAGGGTCACATCGCCAGGTGTACCCAGTAAGCCACCCTGCCATCAGGAACTGCAACAAGAGCATCATCAGGGTGAGGCCCAACACATCACCCACTGCACTTCCCAAGCCCTGCACAGAAGGGCAGGGAACAGCCTGCAAAAAGGCTCCCCATCACCCATGCAACCTGCATGCACTGCTTTATATATGCCAGACAAAGCCTACTGCCAACAACTCACCTCATAGACTATGTAAAGTGAGAGTCCCACCAGAAAGAAGTTGTATAGCACCATGAACTTCTTCAGGTTTAAAGGCTTCCTGTTGGCCATTAGCCGGGGACCCAAGGATAGTACAAAGTAGACATATGCCAGAAGGATGCCCATCACAAGGAACGGGGACTGCATCAGTGGATAATCAGCAATGCGGGGGTCTGCAGAGAGAGCCACAGTGCAGAGCAGTTAGCATCCTCACCGCAATCTGCTGCCAGCAATGCCACTGCCAGAATGGAGGCAAGGACATGCCAATCCTGTTCTCCTAGGACAGGAGCACAGGTAGTGGGTAAGTCTGGGAGCAGAGGCCGATGAAGCCAGCCAAACTCAGTAAAGTACAGCCTGAAGCCaagctgcagggcagcctggaGATCTTCTGCCCAGGAGGGCGCAAGTGCCCCAAAAGGGCTCGCACAGGCACTGAGGCAAGACAGCCTCATAACAGGCagcccaaaaaaaaaacccagagctgCATCT is a window of Gymnogyps californianus isolate 813 chromosome 8, ASM1813914v2, whole genome shotgun sequence DNA encoding:
- the ELOVL1 gene encoding elongation of very long chain fatty acids protein 1, which gives rise to MEGIVTMYHDFMKKADPRIADYPLMQSPFLVMGILLAYVYFVLSLGPRLMANRKPLNLKKFMVLYNFFLVGLSLYIVYEFLMAGWLTGYTWRCDPVDFSQDPKALRMVSVAWLFVFSKFIELTDTVIFVLRKKNEQVTFLHLFHHSVLPWSWWWGAKFGPGGMGSFHAMINSMVHVVMYFYYGLSAAGPAFQKYLWWKKHITAIQLAQFVIVSVHISQYYFMPSCQYQFPIFIHLIWIYGTIFFILFSNFWYQSYTKGKRLPRVAQQAAQHNGSSIHENGTVTNGKVKAN